The Triticum aestivum cultivar Chinese Spring chromosome 5A, IWGSC CS RefSeq v2.1, whole genome shotgun sequence genomic sequence TACCACATTTGGAAATGACTTCGTCTGGACTCTGGAgtacaattcaaattcaaataaactaACAGGACTGCAGCCTATGCATTGAATGACCAATAGCGATTCATGCAAGATTTTTATCTCAGTGTAACAATGACAATGGAACAGGTGCAGTTAAACTACTCTAAAAGTTCATTTAATCTTTGCAGGGAAACAACTCACCTCTCCAAGAAGAAATTATGTCTTCCTTTCCTCCTTGAAGTCCCAGAGCTGCAGCCTCCGCTCCGGCGCATTGGCCGccgcaggagcagcagcagcagcgctgtTGCCTCCAAGAAAGAAGGGAAACATAGGCGAAGGCTCGGCTGGAGCAGCAGAGAACCTCTGCATCAGGAATGGGTGCTGGGACGGCGGCCACTGCGGCGTCGAGACGGTGTTGGACTGAAGTGTGCTCCTGTCGAAGACGACAGatgcatggtggtggtggtggtggtggtggtggcggtgttgCTGGTCCTGGGAGAAGGTGAGCTGGGGAATCATCTCGAAGGACATGGGTGCGATGTGTGAACCGGGGGCGGCGTAGTAGGCAAGCGTCggctgctgctgctgatgctgcATTGGCTTGTCGGCTGCGTTGGAGCAGTGCAGGAGCTCGGCAAACGTGCCATTGGCACTGCCCCCGTTGTATGCATTGGCTTGGTGAGCGGCATTGTCATTGTCGGCAGGGCCGTTGGCGAGCGAGAGCACGGAGCCCTTGCTGGTCTCCGAGGTGCTGACCTCCACGGCGTCTTCTGCTGCTGGGGAGGCGACAGGGAGGGCGAAGGAGCAGTCCAGCGACGGGAGACCATCGAtggcagtggcggcggcttggatgagCCACTCGATGGCCTTGCTGGGCTGGTCGACGCCCAGGCGGTCCTGGATGTCATAGAACTGAATGGCCGTCTGCACCGAGAGCCGGATGCGGCGGTCGCGGAGGCCGCGCGAGGTCACCACCTTGCTGTGCCGGTCCTTGCCGCCTGCCGCCGCGCGGGCCACCCGGAAAGTCCGCCACGCATCCGCCGAGTCACCGCCGCCTACCGCTCGTAGGCGCTTGCAGGAATTGCGGTCCTTGTCTGCCTCTTCCATGGCCCCCTAGCTCATGCCAGTCCGCAACTTCCTCTGCTCATTTTGGGGTAGGATTCAGAGAAGAAAAAATAAGTTAGCACCAAATCTTGCAAAAACATTTGGATTTTCTTTTTTCTTGAGAAATGATGCAGCTGTGGCAATAACTGAAGTTCTTGAAGCAAGGTTTTAAACAACAAAACATTCCTTTCAGAGAAGAAAAAATAACAGCAAAATGATACAGAGGAATTGTAGTTAAAAAATTCTGCAGAGTCAAAATGTGAAGCCAATATGGTACCAGTCCATAGCCCACTTGCTCTTTATCCTCTGCTAGATGAGCTCTTTTAGCACACAAAAGCTGCAGCTTGTAAAAAAAAAGCAGAAACTTTGCCAGAGGAATATGCTACTCTATCTATCTAGTACGTCTGAACATTAGTAGTAGATGATGTTGTTGCATAAATGCATGGCTCCCCCGCCCTGTTCCCCGTCTATATTTAACATAATTATTAATCAAGGATATTTTACTTAGGGATTCTTCTATATCTATATAAACCTCCCAATTATGTGTGTACAGTCAAATCTGGCAAGGACTTTGGGATAATCGTACGCAGAAAAGCCCTAAAATCCGTGGAAAATAACAGGAAAACCCTAGCTTTACGGGCGCATTACAAAAGCAAAACAGCCCCCAAATCTCAACCGAGTACACCAGCTCTCGCCGCCACCATTACCCATCTACTATCTACTACTCGTATCAACCAAAGGGGACAAATCTTTGGAGGCAACGGCGCTAAGATTTCCTGGGGAATTGGGaacaaaaataaaaagcaaaaccaTATCCAATAGAGGATGAAGATGAACATGGACATGGACATGGACTCCCCAAAGAACCCAATCTCGCAGGGAAAAATGCACGCGCCAGGCGAGCCCGGCCGAGCTCCCGCCCGCACAGGCCGACGACGCGTCgacggagggggaggggggaagccGGTCGCTCACCtgaaggggtggaggagggggtcgACGNNNNNNNNNNNNNNNNNNNNNNNNNNNNNNNNNNNNNNNNNNNNNNNNNNNNNNNNNNNNNNNNNNNNNNNNNNNNNNNNNNNNNNNNNNNNNNNNNNNNNNNNNNNNNNNNNNNNNNNNNNNNNNNNNNNNNNNNNNNNNNNNNNNNNNNNNNNNNNNNNNNNNNNNNNNNNNNNNNNNNNNNNNNNNNNNNNNNNNNNNNNNNNNNNNNNAGGGAGGGGGGAGAGAAGACTGGAGTGGGAATGGAGCTGTAGCTGTAGCTAGCGGGCTGACAGCTGCCGGTGGGCTGGCTTATCGGCTGACGCCTGCCAGGCCGTTTTGCGGAAAGGGCCTCGGCCTTCTCGCGCGCGTGCCGCACAGTAGCATGCAGGGGCTTGACCGCATAGCTTTTTGGGAGGACGGGGGCTTGACCGGGAATGTTCCCGGATTGCGGACCGTCGGCCCTGGTCGTTCCTGCTAGTGGCATCTAGCCGTAGCGATTAGTTCCTGATTAGACCACGCTGTCTGTCGGTGCAAAGAACCAAAGCTCCACCAATGCTTTCTTTCTTGATACTACTTGGATGTTCTAGGTTTATCTTAAGTCAAAAAAATTATGTTTAACGAAGTGTATCAAGTATATCAATCAAACATTATAAAAGGAGTATTTGTACTATATGTATAGTTGATGTTGTAGGTGTTAATGTATTTTTCTCTAAACTTTGATCAAactataatgtgtgtgtgtgtgtttttgcgACAAAAGGGAGATTTCGTTGCTTAACCAGTGTGGTTACAATCGTCTGTGTGCAACAAATCAATCTTCGAGGGACCTGGTCTAAGCCACATGGTAGTAGTGCGCTTGTTACGATAACCTAGTTGAGCAAGACCATGAGCCACCCTGTTGCACGAGCGTCGTACTGTCGGGATGGTGAGATCTTTGTCCTGCTGGAGGAGTCGTTTGATCTCACCGAGCCACGCTGTTGCTGGAGGCGTCCTGTTGTTAGGTGGGCGCGCGCTAAAGACGCCTCGTGGATCAGGGGCCCAGGCGATGACATCGTCCAGCCGGCATGGAGATGCTTTAATCTTCAAAATCTCGGTCACGTCCATGGGCATAAAATGTTGACGAAGAAGATGGTTCCAACGCCCATGCTCGTCCAGCAGCTCGGACACCCGCTTGATGCGACAGTTTTGGCGCGCCGTGATGGGATGATATGAAGATGGTCTTGGGATCCAGGGGTCATGCCAAACCCGGATCTTCTCGCCATTATCGACATGCCAAATCAGTCCTTTGCGGAGCAGGTCAAGACCATACTGGATCGCATGCCAAGTTGACGGTGTCAACAGGGGAGCCATTAggatagttgtcggtgtcaaaaccggcagatctcgggtagggggtttcgaactgtgcgtctaggccggatggtaacaggaggcaagggacacaaagttttacccaggttcgggccctctcgatggaggtaaaaccctacgtcctgcttgattaatattgatgatatgggtagtacaagagtagatctaccacgagatcggagaggctaaaccctagaagctagcctatgctatgattgttgttgtctatgttgtcctacggactaaaacccttcggtttatatagacaccggagagggttagggttacacaaagtcggttacaatggtaggagatctgaatatccgtatcgccaagcttgccttccgcgccaaggaaagtcccttccggacacgggacgaagtcttcaatcttgtatcttcatagtccaggagtccggctgaaggtatagtccggctatccgaacaccccctaatccaggactccctcagtagcccctgaaccaggcttcaatgatgacgagtccggcgcgcagattgtcttcggcattgcaaggcgggttcctcctccaagtacttcatagaagattttgaacacaaagatagtgttcggctctgcaaaataagtttccacatattgccatagagagaataatatttacacaaatctaatatgctgatgtattccgtagcgtgacacaccacggccaagccttgatccgagtcatttcattatcccacctcagcgcgtcatgcgaggcggtttccttggcacgtcttgtcaaagcagagattgtgtccccttattccgggattctcatcaatacgggcatgggtaacccaaccgcgccattgattacggcacttggagataagcgagttttaccaggctggtggggacacgtagttgcgtccacctatataaggggataaggatccaccttttcacctacgtcttcttcctcctttgcctatccattctcgcgcactcgagctccagcgcccaagtccgcactcccacctcaaccttctccagccatctccagagcgggaggcaagtggatggtatcctccatcacggagggacacatcaaaaagttgaggaaggccggatacctgtctaacgacatcgcgtaccggcttctcgaaaaggggcagctcatccccacccctaggccccatgagagggtggtattcctcccccatttcctccgcggactgggcttccctcttcacccctttgtccgggggctcatgttctactacggcttggatttccatgatctggccccgaacttcgtcctcaacatctcggcgtttatcgtcgtgtgcgaggctttcctccgcatccgcccccatttcggcctatggctcaagactttcaatgtcaagccaaaggtggtgcgcggcaaccaggcggagtgcggaggcgctatggttggcaagatggccaacgtcttatggctcgggggctcctttgtggagaccctgaaggggtggcaagcgggtggttttacatcaccgagccacgcgaccctgaatgggtcacaccccccgagttttgatccggaccccctacgcggctcacctcctggaaggagacaggcctgttgtggggtaagaaaggagagctgaccggactccaaacatgcatccaaaccctggtggacaagaagttcaaacttgtcaacatagtccaggttatgctcatccgcctgatccttccgtgtcaacgacaggctttcaacctgtgggagttcgatccggcgcggcaccaaactctgagcaggctcttcgacacgacatacgaagatgcctggagggtgcttttcaagggcgtcgaggccctcgcatccgctaccgaggatcgcagattcagtacacagcatcacgctcatgcggtaagctgtttatttccttttacagggtattagtttttcatagtttgactccatgcgggatctaagctcccttacctttgacaggattggcaggtgacgccCGAAcaaatcaactgtccggctcctttgcccaaaggcccagcggacgctcgcttggcgaagttgctggttccggcaccctatgtggtgccggagaagaaggccgtgaaaagggccacggggactcgaaagagtgcccggcgccaggaggtgccGGATTCATCATCCggcggttccgaggcgcattcctcccgtgaagacgaggaggaagaagaagaaacctctccccctccagcgggaggagagaagaaaaggaaggccgccctctctggggaggccggagggtccaagaaggggaaaacccttcctccggactactccaccgacaccgacgatggcgaagaggagtggcagcccagggccaagcccctggcgaaatcataagtattcggataccggagtaactcatagtattcgtttattgcacaactttcccttatgtcgaatatgtttatgcagcccacccaaagaccagctcgacgtgtcgtcgagcggctcactggactcatcggatgtgaactcgcttccgatggcttcctccccccgccctacggacgacaccgaagtgttgtcccaacaggttccaagcagggaggaggtggtcctggaggcgccgcaaggcgacctcccggactccaggagtaaaggggaggaaaccccccagggctccaagtccggctttaggccggacaccactccggaaccttcaaaggttccagagttcggcgggcgacctccttccaagaggagcaagcctaccatgccggtgacccccgtccaaccgggggcgccgaacaatctgttggaggtgctcgaaGGCGCATCcttcgacgaggagcaccgcactattatgagtgcggtggtccagaaggttcagtccgccaagagcggactgactgaagcttgtactagccttttgacaggctttgaggtaagtaaataatgtgtaaataatattaccgcatagacagtagcccctgatgctctgttgggcgttcgcgaagaaaagccgaatagaggatcaaaaattcgcaggagtctaacaaaggagtcaatatgcgtatgcaggcttctctgctagcgtccgccgcactgactgcggatgtggacacgctgaagcagaacctcgagaagtccgagcaagagcttgggcgtgccaagaagaagctcgaggagaaggaaggtaagaaataccttgtttgaatatatataaaaaaggtgcgattgcaaaaaatgacaggactaacatggctattgtaggggccacgtctgaggtggcgacccttaagcaagcgctgctcgaggccgagaagagtgcggccgcggagcgcattgagcgggagaagtatgaggccgagattggcaaggtgcggcaagagctccaggttctcatgaaaaaactgaaggaaatatgccctagaggcaataacaaagttattatttatttccttatttcatgataaatgtttattattcatgctagaattgtattaaccaaaaacataatacatgtgtgaatacatagacgaacaaagtgtcactagtatgcctctacttgactagctcgttaatcgaagatggttatgtttcctaaccatagacatgtgttgtcatttgattaacgggatcacatcattagaagaatgatgtgattgacatgacccattccattagcttagcacccgatcatttagtatattgctattgctttcttcatgacttatacatgttcctatgactatgagattatgcaactcccgtttgccggaggaacactttgtgtgctaccaaacgtcacaacgtaactgggtgattataaaggagctctacaggtgtctccaaaggtaaatgttgggttggcgtatttcgagattaggatttgtcactccgattgtcggagaggtatctctgggccctctcggtaatgcacatcacataagccttgcaagcattgcaactaatgagttatttgcgagatgatgtattacaaaacgagtaaagagacttgccggtaacgagattgaactaggtattgagataccgacgatcgaatctcgggcaaataacataccgatgacaaaaggaacaacgtatgttgttatgtggtctgaccgataaagatcttcgtagaatatgtaggagccaatatgagcatccaggttccgctattggttattgaccggagacgtgtctcggtcatgtctacattattctcgaacccgtagggtccgcacgcttaaggtttcgatgacagttatattatgagtttatgagttttgatgtaccgaaggagtttggagtcccggatgagatcggggacatgacgaggagtctcgaaatggtcgagacgtgaaaatcgatatattggacgactatattcggacatcggaaaggttccgagtggttcaggtatttttcggagtaccggggagttacgggaatacggagaagaagtatatgggccttattgggctttaggggagagggagaggcaggccgccccccccaaggcctagtccgaattggactagggggaggggctgcaccccctccttccttctcttccatcttccccttccttgtctcctactcctactacatggaaggactcctagttggactaggaaagggggaatcctactcccggtgggagtaggactccccaagggcgcgccatagagagggccggccctcccctcctccactcctttatatacgggggcaggaggcaccccatagacacacaagttgatcttcgttattgttccttagccgtgtgcggtgcccccctccaccatattccacctcggtcatattgtagcggtgctcaggcgaagccctgcgacggttgaacatcaagattgtcaccacgccatcgtgctgacggaactcctccccgaagctttgctggatcggagcccggggtgcatcatcgagctgaacgtgtgctaagaactcggaggtgccggagtaatggtgcttggatcggttggactgggaagacgtacgactacttcctctacgttgcgtcaacgcttccgcttcggtctacgagggtacgtagacaacactctcccctctcgttgctatgcatcatcatgatcttacgtgtgcgtaagaaattttttgaaattactacgttccccgacagtggcatcagagcctaggttttatggtttgatgttatatgcacgagtagaacacaagtgagttgtgggcgatataagtcatactgcttaccagcatgtcatactttggttcggcggtattgttggatgaagcggcccggaccgacattacgcgtacgcttacacgagactggttctaccgacgtgttttgcacacaggtggctggcgggtgtcagtttctccaactttagttgaaccgagtgtggctacgcccggtccttgcgaaggttaaaacagcaccaacttgacaaactatcgttgtggttttgatgcgtaggtaagtacggttcttactaagcccagtagctgccacgtaaaacttgcaacaacaaagtagaggacgtctaacttgtttttggagggcatgttatgatgtgatatggtcaagacgtgatgagatataagttgttgtatgatataatcatgttttgttgaagttatcggcaactggcaaaagccttatggttgtctctctattgcataagatgcaagcgcccaataattgctttactttatcactatacgatagcaatagttgcaagagcaattgttggcgagacgaccacgtgatgacacattgatatagatcaagatgatggagatcatggtgtcatgccggtgacgatagagatcatgacagtactttggagatggaaatcaaaggcgcaagatgatgatggccatatcatgtcacatattttgattgcatatgatgtttatcttttatacatcttatcttggtttgattgatggtagcattttaagatgatctctcactaattatcaagaagtgttctccctgagtatgcattgttgccaaagttcgtcgtgcccagacaccacgtgatgattgggtgtgataagctccacgtccatctacaacgggtgcaagtcagttttgcacacgctgaatactcaggttaaacttgacgagcctagcatatgcagatatggcctcggaacactgagaccgaaaggtcaagcgtgaatcatatagtagatatgatcaacatagcaatg encodes the following:
- the LOC123102116 gene encoding transcription factor PCF8 (The sequence of the model RefSeq protein was modified relative to this genomic sequence to represent the inferred CDS: added 64 bases not found in genome assembly) — protein: MEEADKDRNSCKRLRAVGGGGDSADAWRTFRVARAAAGGKDRHSKVVTSRGLRDRRIRLSVQTAIQFYDIQDRLGVDQPSKAIEWLIQAAATAIDGLPSLDCSFALPVASPAAEDAVEVSTSETSKGSVLSLANGPADNDNAAHQANAYNGGSANGTFAELLHCSNAADKPMQHQQQQPTLAYYAAPGSHIAPMSFEMIPQLTFSQDQQHRHHHHHHHHHASVVFDRSTLQSNTVSTPQWPPSQHPFLMQRFSAAPAEPSPMFPFFLGGNSAAAAAPAAANAPERRLQLWDFKEERKT